A genomic region of Candidatus Baltobacteraceae bacterium contains the following coding sequences:
- a CDS encoding chemotaxis protein CheA encodes MSDELFNREEFVAYFRDEAEELLQQIDADLLKLEECVNSAEGHAEIVNSLFRALHTIKGSGGMLGFTEVQGVAHKLENLADLLRKDRMPLSETSVDVLFHGRDFLTDLVETAVSDAPPPSGLVEYLSRLDQFVAIYEETSQVIEGNIGAEMTFEAAASEESKAASPADVDAFEAEVARLLAEAEAQRSSAAVAAVEPAPAPAVAPAPAPQPPPEAVAAAAPAAAPEAPAKPQKQADGGKRSSLHQTIRVDIERLDALLNLVGELVINRTRISDIANTLERLMNDKATAAGPGGTMGAQHGIIAPLAKDLADSAALLARTTNEIQESIMKVRMVPIGQVFDRFPRLVRDVAKARGKEVQLVISGAETDLDKTIVDEVGEPLMHLLRNSVDHGIEPPDVRQQRGKQRAGTIALNAYHEGNQIIIEVTDDGGGIDLEKVRARGIKQGLISSEDRLSDRELIELIFTPGFSTAEVISDVSGRGVGMDVVKKNITSLKGIFDVDSVAGQGTRFTIKLPLTLAIIQALLIRVVDELYAIPLDSVIESQRVEMPDVRTVHGNEVITLRGQVVPLVRVADFFQLGGQRDPEKVMIVIVGLQGKQVGLVVDSFEGEQEIVIKPLSDVVGRIPGISGATILGNGSISLIIDVHSLVSEAHLSGKAARAEFSGV; translated from the coding sequence ATGAGCGACGAACTCTTTAACCGCGAAGAGTTCGTTGCGTACTTTCGCGACGAAGCGGAAGAGTTGTTGCAGCAGATCGACGCCGATCTGCTCAAGCTGGAAGAGTGCGTCAATAGCGCAGAGGGTCACGCCGAGATCGTGAACTCACTGTTCCGCGCGCTGCACACGATCAAAGGCAGCGGCGGAATGCTGGGCTTCACCGAGGTTCAAGGCGTCGCGCACAAGCTCGAGAACCTCGCCGATCTGCTGCGCAAAGATCGCATGCCGCTCTCCGAAACGTCCGTCGACGTTCTGTTTCACGGGCGCGACTTTCTTACCGACCTCGTCGAAACGGCCGTCAGCGACGCACCGCCGCCCAGCGGGCTCGTCGAGTATCTGTCGCGGCTCGATCAGTTCGTGGCGATCTACGAGGAGACGTCGCAGGTCATCGAAGGAAACATCGGGGCGGAGATGACGTTCGAAGCGGCGGCCTCGGAGGAAAGCAAAGCGGCCAGTCCCGCCGACGTGGACGCGTTCGAAGCCGAAGTCGCGCGTCTGCTCGCCGAGGCCGAAGCGCAGCGTTCGTCGGCAGCCGTAGCCGCCGTCGAACCGGCACCCGCACCGGCGGTCGCCCCCGCGCCGGCACCGCAACCGCCTCCCGAGGCGGTTGCTGCCGCGGCCCCGGCTGCCGCACCCGAAGCGCCCGCAAAGCCGCAAAAGCAGGCCGACGGCGGCAAGCGCAGCTCGCTCCACCAAACGATTCGCGTGGATATCGAACGTCTCGACGCATTGCTCAACCTCGTCGGCGAGCTCGTCATCAACCGCACGCGCATTTCAGACATCGCCAATACGCTCGAGCGCCTGATGAACGACAAAGCGACGGCGGCGGGCCCCGGCGGCACCATGGGCGCGCAGCACGGCATTATCGCGCCGCTGGCTAAGGATCTCGCCGATTCGGCGGCGCTCCTCGCGCGCACGACCAACGAGATTCAAGAATCGATCATGAAGGTGCGCATGGTGCCGATCGGACAGGTCTTCGACCGGTTCCCGCGCCTCGTGCGCGACGTAGCCAAAGCGCGCGGAAAAGAAGTACAGCTCGTAATTTCGGGTGCGGAGACCGATCTGGACAAGACGATCGTCGACGAAGTCGGTGAGCCGCTCATGCACTTGCTGCGCAACAGCGTCGACCACGGCATCGAACCGCCCGACGTCCGTCAACAGCGCGGCAAGCAGCGCGCGGGAACCATCGCGCTCAACGCCTATCACGAAGGCAATCAGATCATCATTGAAGTGACCGACGACGGCGGCGGCATCGATCTCGAAAAGGTTCGCGCGCGCGGCATCAAGCAAGGTTTGATCTCCTCCGAAGATCGTTTGAGCGATCGTGAGCTCATCGAGCTCATTTTTACGCCGGGATTTTCGACCGCCGAAGTCATCTCGGACGTCAGCGGCCGCGGCGTCGGCATGGACGTCGTGAAGAAGAACATCACGAGCCTCAAGGGAATTTTCGACGTCGACAGCGTTGCCGGCCAAGGAACGCGCTTCACGATCAAGCTTCCGTTGACGCTCGCGATCATCCAAGCGCTGCTCATCCGCGTGGTTGACGAGCTCTACGCGATTCCCCTCGACTCCGTCATCGAATCGCAGCGTGTCGAAATGCCCGACGTCCGGACCGTGCACGGCAACGAAGTCATCACGTTGCGCGGACAGGTCGTGCCGCTCGTGCGCGTTGCGGACTTCTTCCAGCTAGGCGGTCAGCGCGACCCCGAAAAAGTCATGATCGTTATCGTCGGCTTGCAGGGCAAGCAAGTGGGCCTCGTCGTCGATTCGTTCGAAGGCGAACAGGAGATCGTGATCAAGCCGCTATCCGACGTCGTCGGAAGGATTCCCGGCATTTCGGGCGCGACGATCCTCGGTAACGGCTCGATCTCGCTCATCATCGACGTTCACTCGCTCGTCAGCGAAGCGCACCTCAGCGGCAAAGCGGCGCGAGCCGAATTCTCCGGAGTATAA
- a CDS encoding chemotaxis protein CheC encodes MSSGQSLNLSELQKDALKEVGNIGAGHAATALSQLLNAKINLSEPRIDVIKFRDLASRVGHENRTVAALHMYVRGEAPGQMVVLFDREQALDFVSQFLHRVIGDIQIFDSIADSTLKELGNIIAGSYLTAIIQLTGSNLLPSVPTLSYGTVQAAFRTLMSILPDQDVFLIESSFLDKEKEVAGQFILIPETGSLGPLLSVFGVE; translated from the coding sequence ATGAGCTCGGGTCAATCCCTCAACCTCAGCGAGCTCCAAAAAGACGCGCTCAAGGAAGTCGGCAACATCGGCGCGGGACACGCGGCGACCGCGTTGTCGCAGCTGCTCAATGCGAAGATTAATCTGAGCGAGCCGCGCATCGACGTCATCAAGTTTCGCGATCTGGCGTCGCGCGTCGGTCACGAGAACCGCACGGTGGCAGCGCTGCACATGTACGTGCGCGGCGAGGCGCCGGGTCAGATGGTCGTGCTCTTCGATCGCGAACAGGCGCTGGACTTCGTCAGCCAGTTCCTGCATCGCGTCATCGGCGACATTCAGATCTTCGATTCCATCGCCGATTCGACGCTTAAAGAGCTCGGCAATATCATCGCGGGCTCGTATCTGACGGCGATCATTCAGCTGACCGGCAGCAACTTGCTCCCGTCGGTGCCGACGCTCTCGTACGGCACGGTGCAGGCCGCGTTCCGGACGCTGATGTCGATCCTCCCCGATCAAGACGTGTTCTTGATCGAATCCAGCTTCCTCGATAAAGAGAAGGAAGTCGCCGGCCAGTTCATCCTGATACCGGAAACCGGCTCGCTCGGCCCGCTGCTCTCGGTATTCGGCGTTGAGTGA
- a CDS encoding response regulator, whose product MSKRVLIVDDAVVMRMMIKGILSKNGFEVVGEAQNGVEAVDKYKQLTPDLVTMDMVMPEMDGITAVKQIIAHDPNARIIMCTSMGQQALVVEAIQAGAKSFITKPFQPPKILETINKVLS is encoded by the coding sequence ATGAGCAAAAGGGTCCTCATCGTCGACGATGCGGTCGTCATGAGAATGATGATCAAAGGGATTTTGTCCAAGAACGGATTCGAAGTCGTCGGCGAGGCGCAGAACGGCGTCGAGGCGGTCGACAAGTACAAGCAGCTGACGCCCGATCTCGTCACGATGGACATGGTCATGCCCGAGATGGACGGCATCACCGCCGTCAAACAGATCATCGCGCACGACCCCAACGCGCGCATCATCATGTGCACGTCGATGGGTCAGCAGGCGCTCGTGGTCGAGGCCATTCAAGCCGGAGCGAAATCGTTCATTACCAAGCCGTTCCAACCGCCGAAAATTCTCGAAACGATCAATAAGGTGCTCTCATGA
- a CDS encoding PilZ domain-containing protein: MLKSFLGKSAIPPAKLPQRNSAVDVVVGGRASRTVTVDECGDRGIVTREVIGRLGEPAVFVYTTPAGRFRLQTKIVAVKGSNTYFEPPKRVDLVGAAQAAQKRSSVRLGALVTGAWRFAINGKGSGEFVRATIGDISRGGCALTTDRPLRPGTTLEVKLTLREDKPPLVLLAEVMRHHEIRASGKHSHGVRFRGVRPEEDNAIIEFINRKQSELRSRGLA, translated from the coding sequence ATGCTGAAGTCGTTCTTAGGAAAATCGGCCATACCGCCGGCAAAGTTGCCGCAGCGCAACTCTGCCGTCGACGTCGTCGTCGGCGGACGGGCGTCCCGGACGGTAACCGTTGACGAGTGCGGGGACCGTGGGATCGTCACGCGCGAGGTGATCGGCCGGCTGGGCGAACCCGCGGTGTTCGTCTACACGACCCCCGCCGGGCGCTTCCGCCTGCAAACCAAGATCGTGGCCGTCAAAGGCAGCAACACCTACTTCGAGCCGCCTAAACGCGTCGATTTGGTCGGCGCCGCGCAGGCCGCGCAGAAGCGCTCGAGCGTGCGTCTCGGCGCGCTGGTCACCGGCGCGTGGCGCTTCGCTATCAACGGTAAGGGCTCGGGGGAGTTCGTGCGGGCCACCATCGGGGACATCAGCCGCGGCGGATGCGCGCTCACCACGGACCGCCCGTTGCGGCCGGGGACCACGCTCGAAGTCAAGCTGACCCTGCGCGAGGATAAGCCGCCGTTGGTCTTGCTCGCGGAGGTCATGCGCCACCACGAGATCCGCGCCTCCGGAAAGCATTCCCACGGCGTGCGGTTTCGCGGCGTTCGGCCCGAAGAGGATAACGCGATCATCGAGTTCATCAATCGCAAGCAATCCGAACTGCGCAGCCGCGGACTAGCATGA
- the flhA gene encoding flagellar biosynthesis protein FlhA: MAAAQSPANGNESFVARLGQSLPLLVAAGSVALVLLMIVPIPPLLLDVLLSINIIVALVIIGTSLYTENALQFSVFPTLLLVITLFRLSLNITATRQILLHGYAGEVINFFGQIVVGGNYAVGFVIFLILVIIQFVVITNGAGRVAEVAARFTLDAMPGKQLAIDGDLNAGLITEAEARQRRRDIQRSADFYGAMDGASKFVRGDAIAAVIIVAINTIGGFIVGVAQLGLTVPESLQRFTLLTVGEGIVTQVPALLISTATGIIVTRAANESDFGRDISKQLTAQPNALLIAAIMAAVFGLAGLARPILLTLAALMFVLYFYRRRQVANAPSEALLAAQKAATAAPKPAESVVPLLSYDPMELEIGFGLIPLVDVNQGGDLLERITLIRRHSARDLGIVVPPIRVRDNLQLRPNAYVVKIYGLEVAQAEVMVSRLMAMNPGTATAPLDGIATTEPAFGLPALWISEGARSEAEMAGYTVIDPTSVIATHLTEIIKSHAPDLLGRQETSALLDNIKSHYPVVVEELVPSLLTVGEVQRVLQSLLRERIPIRNLVLILETLADAARVSKDIDYLTEKVRGALARHISAEYAENGLLSVITVDPRLEALLAEAVRRGEDAYALLDPNTVARVYTSLTRQIATAQNAGLQPIVLCSPSVRLALKRLTERAAPQLVVLSYSEIPPGLRVESIGQISTTEDAAAPMGSPS; encoded by the coding sequence GTGGCTGCAGCACAATCGCCGGCTAACGGCAATGAGTCGTTCGTCGCTCGCTTAGGGCAGAGTCTGCCGCTGCTGGTCGCGGCCGGCTCGGTCGCGCTCGTCTTGCTGATGATCGTCCCGATCCCGCCCCTGCTGCTCGACGTTCTTTTGTCGATCAATATCATCGTCGCGCTCGTTATCATCGGCACGAGCCTCTATACCGAGAACGCTCTGCAGTTCTCGGTGTTCCCGACCCTGTTGCTGGTCATCACGCTCTTTCGGCTGTCGCTCAACATCACCGCGACCCGTCAGATTCTGCTGCACGGCTACGCCGGCGAAGTCATCAACTTCTTCGGACAGATCGTCGTCGGCGGCAACTACGCCGTCGGATTCGTGATCTTCCTCATCTTGGTCATCATTCAGTTCGTGGTTATTACCAACGGTGCGGGGCGCGTCGCCGAAGTCGCGGCACGTTTTACCTTGGACGCTATGCCCGGCAAGCAGCTCGCCATCGACGGCGATCTCAACGCGGGCCTCATCACGGAAGCCGAGGCGCGTCAGCGCCGCAGAGACATCCAGCGGTCGGCCGACTTCTACGGCGCGATGGACGGTGCCAGCAAGTTCGTTCGCGGCGATGCAATCGCGGCCGTCATCATCGTGGCGATCAATACGATCGGCGGCTTTATCGTCGGCGTCGCGCAGCTCGGCCTGACCGTACCGGAATCGCTGCAGCGCTTTACCTTGCTCACGGTGGGCGAAGGCATCGTCACGCAGGTCCCGGCGCTCTTGATTTCGACCGCGACCGGCATTATCGTTACGCGCGCCGCCAACGAATCCGATTTCGGGCGCGACATCAGCAAACAGCTCACCGCGCAGCCCAACGCACTGCTCATCGCCGCAATCATGGCGGCCGTCTTCGGACTGGCCGGCCTCGCTCGCCCGATTCTCCTCACGCTGGCGGCCTTGATGTTCGTCTTGTATTTCTACCGCCGCCGGCAGGTCGCGAACGCTCCGAGCGAAGCGCTGCTCGCCGCGCAGAAAGCCGCGACGGCAGCGCCCAAGCCGGCCGAGAGCGTCGTGCCGCTGCTGTCGTACGATCCGATGGAGCTCGAAATCGGCTTCGGCCTCATCCCGCTCGTCGACGTGAACCAGGGCGGCGATCTGCTCGAGCGCATCACGTTGATTCGCCGCCACTCCGCGCGCGATCTCGGTATCGTCGTGCCGCCGATTCGCGTTCGCGACAACCTGCAGCTGCGTCCCAACGCTTACGTCGTCAAGATCTACGGCCTCGAAGTCGCGCAGGCCGAAGTGATGGTCAGCCGGCTGATGGCGATGAATCCGGGAACGGCAACGGCGCCGCTCGACGGCATCGCCACGACCGAGCCCGCCTTCGGGCTGCCCGCGTTGTGGATCTCCGAAGGCGCGCGCAGCGAAGCGGAGATGGCCGGATATACGGTGATCGATCCGACGAGCGTCATCGCGACGCATCTGACGGAAATCATCAAGTCGCATGCGCCCGATCTGCTCGGCCGCCAAGAGACGTCGGCGCTGCTCGACAACATCAAGTCGCACTATCCGGTCGTCGTCGAGGAGCTCGTTCCGAGCTTACTAACCGTAGGCGAGGTGCAGCGGGTGCTGCAAAGCTTGTTGCGCGAACGCATTCCGATTCGCAACCTCGTGCTTATCCTCGAAACGCTCGCCGACGCAGCGCGCGTCAGCAAAGACATCGACTATCTCACGGAGAAGGTCCGCGGTGCGCTCGCTCGGCACATTTCGGCCGAGTACGCAGAGAACGGCCTGCTGTCGGTCATCACGGTGGACCCGCGCCTGGAAGCGTTGTTGGCAGAAGCGGTGCGCCGCGGCGAAGACGCGTACGCGCTGCTCGATCCCAACACCGTAGCGCGCGTCTACACGTCGCTCACGCGGCAGATCGCGACCGCGCAGAACGCCGGACTGCAGCCGATCGTGCTATGCTCGCCGTCGGTGCGTCTAGCGCTCAAACGGCTCACCGAACGGGCCGCGCCGCAACTGGTCGTCCTCTCGTACTCCGAGATTCCGCCGGGTCTGCGCGTCGAGTCGATCGGACAGATTTCGACGACCGAAGATGCCGCCGCGCCCATGGGATCGCCGAGCTAA
- the flhB gene encoding flagellar biosynthesis protein FlhB: MARPEQTEKPTPKRRQEARQRGQVPRSQELPGAVIFFALVFLIYGLFSRAQMAVQASIENAFTHAGTVQDPNIHSVQILLMRAAEPYVPLMLLIFGVAFTLGFLANVGQFGFIFSAKTLKPSFSKINPLSGFTRLFSKQILFNLGKQLVKLAAVIAILFQTISHNLGFLAQIGQTNPEAYLTSVAAVIFSFAWKFALLLVVVGLLDHAWMRYQYEDGLKMTKQEVKDEWRQSEGNPEAKGALKRRQREFARRRMMASVPRATVVVTNPTHFAVALEWNELEMEAPVVTAKGADLLAKRIRQLAEEHGVPIMENPPLARTLYEKVELDQAIPPNLYAAVAQVIAFVFKLKRKTIA; the protein is encoded by the coding sequence ATGGCCAGACCGGAGCAAACCGAGAAGCCGACCCCGAAGCGCCGGCAGGAGGCCAGGCAACGCGGCCAGGTCCCCCGCAGCCAAGAGCTGCCGGGTGCCGTCATTTTCTTTGCGCTCGTGTTCCTTATTTACGGCCTATTCAGCCGCGCTCAAATGGCGGTGCAAGCCTCGATCGAGAACGCCTTTACCCACGCGGGCACCGTCCAAGACCCGAACATCCACTCCGTGCAGATCCTCCTGATGCGAGCGGCGGAACCCTACGTGCCGCTCATGCTGCTGATTTTCGGCGTCGCGTTCACGTTGGGCTTCCTTGCCAACGTTGGGCAGTTCGGCTTCATCTTTTCGGCCAAGACGCTCAAGCCGAGTTTTTCGAAGATCAATCCGCTCTCCGGATTTACGCGGCTGTTCTCCAAACAAATCCTCTTTAATCTCGGTAAGCAGCTGGTCAAGTTGGCGGCGGTTATCGCCATCCTGTTTCAAACCATTTCGCACAATCTCGGCTTCCTCGCGCAGATCGGGCAGACCAATCCCGAAGCGTATCTGACGAGCGTGGCCGCCGTGATCTTCTCGTTCGCGTGGAAGTTCGCGCTGCTGCTGGTGGTGGTCGGCTTATTGGATCACGCCTGGATGCGCTATCAGTACGAAGACGGCCTGAAGATGACCAAACAGGAAGTCAAGGACGAGTGGCGCCAATCCGAAGGTAATCCCGAAGCCAAGGGCGCGCTCAAGCGCCGCCAGCGCGAGTTCGCGCGCCGTCGCATGATGGCGTCCGTGCCGCGCGCAACCGTGGTGGTGACGAACCCGACGCACTTCGCGGTGGCGCTGGAGTGGAACGAGCTGGAGATGGAGGCACCGGTGGTCACCGCAAAAGGTGCCGATCTATTGGCCAAGCGTATTCGTCAGCTCGCCGAAGAACACGGCGTGCCGATCATGGAAAACCCGCCGTTGGCGCGCACGCTGTACGAAAAGGTCGAGCTCGATCAGGCGATACCGCCGAACCTCTACGCCGCGGTAGCGCAGGTGATCGCGTTCGTCTTCAAGCTCAAGAGAAAGACGATAGCTTAG